TAGTGACATCTGAACCAAGTACCTAAAGACAGTTAcaatccttgatgacgagaaaacccactcacAGAGAAAAATACGTATGTAAAAACGGcaggtatgggtagagaaagcactatgtagagaaatgaacatagtgctttctctacccataccagacgttttCACACACATAAAGATAGTTACATTTTTAATCAAACCGTCCGTCAGGTCTGAAAAACTGTTATATTCAGTAAGGCTttgttcataaattatatttctatccAGATTGATTCCTCTGTAGCAAGtctgtcttgaattctgttggtgttatttcatctttttactcataaaatccaatacaaatttttttttgcaatacatttaatacaataaggaatacaatttaaacttttcttaatatattattttacaatactaaaaatgaAACGTAACATAAATAAGTACAAAGATAATTActatttacaatgaaaatgtCATTTGAAGTACTTTTGcatacaatcatgtgaaaaagttaggacaccctatgaaagcctgtgtacatttgtaacatttttggatatacagatacttaatctcaattttaacaatactgagagattataggaagataactaaacaattaaaactgaagaaaagaccttttaagatcttctgtaaatgtcatgctacaaaaatgcatattcgaactgaggaaaaagttaggacaccctaccccctaatagctagtgttacccctatttggctgaaataactgcagtgagacgcttcttgtagccatctaccagtctctgattTAAAACGATTtcaaaagagtttgaaatcagccattccactgtccggaaaataggcaacaagtggagggctttcaaaacaactgccaacatgcccaggcctggtcgtccaagcaagttcaccccgagagcagaccgcaagatgctaaaagaggtctccaaaaaccctaaaatgtcatcaagggatctacagcaggctctggctactgttgatttgaaagtgcatgcctctacaatcagaaagagactgcacaagtgtaacttgcataagaggtgtgcaaggaggaaacctttgctctctaagagaaacatcaaggccagactgaagtttgccagaaagaatgtagacaaagaccaggacttccggaataatgttctttggacagatgagtccgaaattgaaatatttggacaccagaacagaggacatgtttgacgtaagccaaatacagcattccaggaaaagaacttcataccaactgtgaagcatggaggtggaagtgttatgatttggggctgctttgctgcagcaggacctggacagctcacaataacagaattcaccatgaattctactgtgtatcacagggtgcttgaggatcatgtgagaccatctgtaagaaaattaaagctgaagcggaactggaccctgcaacacgacattGACCCACaatataccagtaaatccaccaagaactggctgaaaactaagaaatggaaatggagatcttaatcccatttagatgctgtggggtgacttgaaacgggctgtacatgcaagaaatccctcaaacatctcacagctgacagaattctgcactgaggagtggggcaaactttcttcagaccgatgtcagagactggtagatggctacgaGAAGCGTTTCACTGCAGTTATGTCAGCCAAAGGAGGTAACattagctattagggggtagtgtgtcttaactttttcctcagatcgaatatgcatttttgtagcatgacatttacagaagatcttaaaaggtcttttcttaagttttaattgtttaattatattcctgtaatctctcagtattgttaaaattgagattaaatatctatatatccaaaaatgttaaaaatatacacaggctttcatagggtgtcctaactttttcacatgactgtatattcaGTTGTCTTTCTAATTCGAAAGGCACATGGTTGTGAAGcgtatattctttgtttttactgtaatgtTCTTGATTTCTCCGATGTTTTCTTCGCTCACTCTAacgttatttatttctaaaattttgtcACCAGGATCAAGTATCTCTCTGAACGAAATCAATGTTTCATAATCACTCATCCTGGTCATGAACACTTCTGAtcctattaaaacaatatatatatatatatatacaatatgcACTTTGTAGTGATTTTTACTTGTTAGTGCATCTTCCTGCTAAACTAAAATTCATCTATGAACAGGTAACTTGCTTTGTTCAACGATGTTAGTAAGGCTAGACACgaatacaaaatatcttgatAAAAATATTGTCCATATAAGGAAACAAAATGCTTGAAAGTTTGGATCGCGTTAACCAATTAAAATCCTTCttccattaaattattttcttctcgTTGATGATCCGACAGTTGCGGTTGGTGAAACTGCTTTTTTCTCATTACTCTTTATCATTTTCTGTAGGTAAGTATTTCCCAAACTGATAGTTCAATGTTTCTaacaattaatttgttatattgaatattgtttaactatttttggcacaaaaaataacaacgcattgcggtttgttttttcttcttccctTTTCACAACATACACGATCTTTAAAGTAATAAGAAATCAATGAAGGACACGCGGAAAAGCGACTTACAACTCTGTAGGCGCGATTACGCAATTTTGTTTCCAGGCTTTGTTATGTAACTGTTGGTAATACAACGTACCCTGAGCAAACGGGTCTTTATTGACTGTGCTCAATTCACATATTTATTACCTGACTCATCCctcaaattataaactttttcttGGCTGTTAACTACAGGTGGGGAGACAACATATTAAATCATATTGAATAATTTCTATGTTTTTCCTTGTTGAAACTGTTAAGTGGGTAGGGTGTGGGACTGTAGTAGGCTGAAAAGGACAATGGTCTTATTCAGTAATTAACTTCCATCTTGTTCATTAGTTTAAAACCTAGAACTGCTATGCGCAGTTATTCCGTAGGTGGCTTTGAGTGAAGAATATGCTAAAACGTAAATTAATCAAACTGTCATGACACTTCTGTGTAAATCTGTGTGTGTGCGCGTTTAATCTTAACAAGGTTCTATCTGCACTATGCTCAccctaactattttataaactttatttttcaaacctttttcaGCGCAAAGtaaaaaactaataaagtttgtttgtttttgaaattcgcgaaaACCTACACGAAAGCAATCtacgctagccgaccctaatttaacagtgtaagacaagaggtaaggcagctagttattaccacccacagccactcttgagctactcttttaccaacgaatagtgggattggctgttagttataacgtccccacgattgaaagggcaagcatgtttggtgtgacggggattcgaactcgcgatcctgggattacgagtcgagtgcgtttaCCACCGGGCCATGTCGGGCTCAAAACTATtcaagtgaaatttaaaaacgttaagataaaattgtttcagttacgaTGCAAAACGTGCtagactaaataattaaattcaaaatacaataacaacaacttctacAGTAAGTAAATCATGACTTTAATAAATACATCATATCGACCTTTAATAtgacatcatcatcattagttcAAAATTGTTGTCATTGGAATTTTAAATTAACCGTCACCTTATTTTCTGCCAGATTATgccatgataattttgtttcgCTTATAATTAATTAACCTGAAGATACTACATTGAACACATAGTCCTTTCATCTTTGTTTAGATTTGCACTCACGTAATACATTAATTATCTAGATGTTTGGTGAAAGGACCTCTGACGTGATTTGTATCAAGAGCAGGTAAAAACTAaatgaatagtaacaaatatttttatttcttgcttttcaagttcatacgtcatgctgtgttgtatcctgcagtttgtataattattctcgtgatacaaaatgcaatgttaagcgtcccttaGGTGACAACATTTCAGTATCTTATAACTAAGTTATAGACAGACAATATAGTACTATAAAGTGGTGGAAATGGTTAAAGTAGGTAATCTCTCCAGGtcatcttttactgtaataataatagaaaaagaaaCGGTTCTGATACAAACAAGAGGCTGCTTACCTTTACAGTTCTTCAATCTCCCCTGAGTAACAAAGAATCTGAATGGTTTGTTCCTAGGTTTTACTACCTTCACTACACGATTTTCATCTGATTGAATTCCAATTACTCGACCACATGTGCAATCCGCAAGGGGTAAGCTATTAATTTCGCCTTGTTCAGTATTGTTGTGACTAGAGTATGGTTTGGagagaaaaaatgttgttaaagcacagattGTTGCTTTCCTTTTATACAAGCATGGATTAAAAAGGTAAGATATCTAATTAATGTCATGCCACGCGGATgatagtaagaaacaaaaaaccCACGACAAGGTTGTTAAAAAAAGCCCAACGAAGCTGTATGATATACAAACTCAatacaatttaatgtttattataaaatgtatattaaattagAAATCATCGAATACCCCAAAGTCATGTAAAAAACTGTTGcatttttcacatttaaaaatcACTCTTTCTTCAAACAGATCCTCACAGAGAtgaaaagttaacattaatttatacttattatattctacttggaCAGGCCAGCAGTGGCTGATATTCAGAGTGCAGGATTGCGTTTCTCTGTGTCTAAAATACGAGCCACAATGCAACTAAATTCAGTCAGTAATTCTTGTTGTGCTAGCGTTATAgtaatgacagtcagtcccattatttggCTCTAACAGatggctaaagtttcttatggcAATAAGTGCTGCAGAGTGGTTggtcagttgtttagaattaggaaTGTTAAGTGATTTTGACTTGCCATTTAATCCTTGTAAGCATAGAATACtcatcaattgaaaatatcggtatcGAGTCAGACCATGGCTTGTCCACTTTTATGTGTTAAAACTTGCTTTTTGTGAAGTGATACACTACTTTCAGTATTTATAGTATGAAAATACGGTATcttatttaaatcataaaaacctagaacttacgagtcgtgacacGAGGACTCTGTTTCGTCTAGAGGATCTGTTATTCCTCTTATTGTCTCCTCTTTGAATGGTTCGTAGTCATGGTgacaacaaaacacatttttgagACCGTTCCAGATCCGCTttctaagtgactttttgtgCACAGCAAAAtcactggaatagaagcaatacttacatgtaatgaatatgtcatagtatatttacacataagtgacttgtatgagagaagatcaatatttatttaaatgaagtgttatattgataaatcggCACCTTAGTGTTAATGGTTAACAACTTAGATAAAATTGGGAAATATCACGATTCACCCTAAAACAGTTATTGCTCAGACAATATGATAGTATGAACAGTATTTCAACAACTACTAGATCTGTCGTATACCAGTCAAACTGTGGAGTACTGGTATTATAGAGAAGTCCTCGATAACAGTGGATATAGCAGATGTAATGGAGTTGACATATTCTTTTCTACTTtcattcacaagttactataatatCCACACTAAAATTACTTAGAATGAAAAATGGTTGAAATTGTGTATGGAGAAAAACAGTAGTTGAGGTTCATCAAATGGTTATTAAAcgtacttgaatatttatatggtggagTAAATATCGAATTATGGTTGTTTCagggtcacataaaacatatgttaccaaatttgtctgcttgaataaaaaatacaagaattaagagcctaaaagaaattataagtgaaaacgactctacaagatgttgacgACAAAGATGATGTGACAGGTAGCGTTTAACAAGTTTTAGCCTAGCAGCAAAGATGTAAGgtattgaagaaatacatagattatataagtaactaggaaacctaattatatcattggattacatatttttcattgcatttcaagttaacagtttttctgcttgataacagattataatcatcaatagtacaCATTCTTTTCAAAATATAAGTGAGATAAAGACAACTGAGAACAACGGTACATGAAGGGAGGAAGAAGGGAGcttttttggaatggatggtctACATTTAAAGACTGTAGCAACTGGCTTGTTTTCTGAGACTATTAACTGTGCTGTAAGGGAGGTtttaaactaaaacctaaaacATTGATGAGGGCCagaaaaaactaaacataaaaggAATAAGAGGAAAACATTTAGCATGGGAAGTTGGTACAGAAGTAGTAGAAAAGGTAAGACttgattgttactgttgtaatgctaggaGTATAAGAGTAAAAGTATATGATTTTAAAGCACTGATATGAATGGATAATTTTGATATAGGaattacataaacatatataaattattttaataaaagaagcTTCTTTGAAGTACAGGGTTACAGAGGGAGGAGTGGTTTTATATGTTAATTGTTAGTTACATTATGTTGATGTTGAGACTATCAAAGATAATAGAAAGGAAATAAAATCCATTTGAGTTTCTGTTGGTGGATATGGAGGGAAAaggcttttagtgggaatttctaGAACAAGCACTTTAATAAAGGATACTTGGCTAGTCCTAGAGCTCAATACATATATCaggaaaacatgaaaattttatcAAACACCTTTGTGCCACTTATACATTGTGTCTTACTTGTCTCAGTTCTTCATTATAGAAGTAATTAGGTTATGTAACATTggaaataaatttggaaaaattagtttttcaaaggAGATATTTCTAAATGTTGTCCATAAATTTACAGAAAGAATTTTCTGAGGAATTTAGAgtaaattttctaaattttaattctaagttgaaaatTGTAGACACTTCCAAAAGTTAGAGTTTACTAGGGATTGATTAGACATAACTGTTCTCCCCTTTTTTCACAACTTATAATATAGTGGACATCTTTtcacttttattaaacttttctgCTACTGTGTTGTCTTAATGTATTACACTGACAAGTTTTAATTCTTCTTCACGGTTTTCATTTGTCTTTAAAGAACCAATTTGCAGATGATGCTTTCACTAAATCTGCCTTTTTCCAGAATCtaaagagacaatcatcttttcCTTCACAAGGCCTGGAAATCAGAGTCAGTTAAAGACACTGTGGCCATATCCATCCTTTCCTGCAAGAGTgatgttattttgaaaataggCCTTTCTAAAATGAAGATTTATATATATGAGCATATCCCAACCTTTTTAACTACTTCAAAAGAATATTGAGACTGTAAGTCTTCTGATATGGTATGCTTAAGCAGCTTTAACAATTCTTGATCTTTGTTTACATTCACTTTTGAATATCCTAAAGTAAATGCTGTAGAAAGGACATAAATCAGGTATGGTTAAGTGTTATTAACCGAGAATTAGTACACTCTCTTATTAGGGATATAATAAAGTGTAGAAATGTGgtgtaacattttataaagtgataCATAATACAGCTatgaatatagtaaaatatattttaaattttaatctccAATAGCTGTTTACCtataagtcataaaataaaaggtttcCTTCCAAAATATGATAGTTGCACAGGGTATATCCTGATAGGCAATGGGTATATGTAgtgtaaaatgtaacattaatttgCACTTTGTTTAATGGATTTTCATTCTGCCTTATTGattttaagtattaaaagttTATCCACAAAggttaagatttttttcttttgttgttgatgttttgaatcagatattaatatttcaaaattattatgaaagaaactcattaaaatatctaacatctACTCATAGCCccataaaattaacaacaattgAGTGCTAAAACTTACTGTAAAGTATGTCTTAAGACCTCTTTCacagttaaaagaacaaaaatgtgtCTATATAAATAAGATCTcggctaaatattttattatgtgaaatttttttgaaattgttCTAATTTCACTATTTTCTGATCATAGCTGTCAGTTAATTTTATATTGGTGTTGCAAATCGTATActagaaaattagtttttttgtttgtgttatggtatgccttaatatttcatattaaatctcAAAGAAAGTGTTAACTATGTCTTTACTGAAGTAATTTGAACAtttgtaatgtttgttcttaGAAGGGTTGGGGGGTACATGAAGTTGATGCAGTCGATCTGGTATTGGGCTTGTAAGTAATATAATGCAAAATTAGTTTCCTGtttgagttattttattatatgcactATTACTGTTAATGTGCATGAAGTGGTTGGCTTTGTTCAACATTTTCTACCTTAGAGCCAGGACTTATGACCTCTTGCTTTTCTAACTTATTTTCTCAACTTGTTGtgtctttggaagattttgttcagcATTTCCAACAGCTTgcttttacttcttgttattcaGATAAAGATCAGATGACTTTACCTTCATACTTCATCACATTTAACTTATTACATTTGTCTCAAATATCCTGACATTTTTCTGTTTCCATACAAGATATCCAGATTTATGCAGCTTCTTTTCTGTGGTATCTGCATGTTGACTCTTGTTCTCCTCAACAAGCTCTATCAGTAAAATCACATTTACATGAAATATGACAAAAACTTGTATTCACTAGATAATATCTTtgaggattatatctgtactgtattgttatgtcaaaccattGTATTACATTGCTGTCACAATTTTGAAGAGTGAGCAATTTCACTGAAGATTTCTATTTTATGTACTTCTAATTTGTTATGCCTTGTTAAAAATCATTTCTATCATGACTGGACTGTGACTCTTACTCTGAAAGAAAAACTCCTGAAGTATAAATAAACAAGGTGGTATTGTGTTGAATAAGAAATGAACTTCTTTTATCACCTTCACTTCAAAGCACTTGCTGTAGTGATCCAAAAATTGGtagataaaatattaacacttaaatgtgttttatgcAATAACTTCCTGTTGACATTTAATTTTCTCAGtgtagatatttttttatatatctccAGTTTTGGTGTTtgtaattagaatatattaaacaatcaAAATTTGTAATTCTGTTTATCTCTTTTTACTGTTCTTAAAATGTAAAGTTGTATGTTCTTCAATGAGTAGATATGTGGGTAGTATAACAGCTCCATGGAATAAAGCACCTTTGTCAATAAAATTCCACACTTATCAATATGTTAGAAATTTTCTGTTCATCTCAAAATATAGGTTCTTATTAGAGAGTGCCATTCAACatagtattatgtatttgatgtcagttattaaatgtgtgtttattttatcctttattactgatttagaaacattttgtGGTAGGTGAAAGTAAGTAACAGATGCAATATATATGGTAGTATTTACAAAAACTTTACATATGCATTTCAGAGGCTGTGCAAATACAATATGGAAATTATACAATGCAAAAAAGAAACCTTATTTTTCACATGAGCATTGCCACTTGCTTTGATATGTTAAACATAGTCatatagatattattaatttGCAAACATATCTTTGTGACTCATCTAGTTTTTTGTGCATAACAGATATGTAtgttttactaaaagcttgctaTGTTTCTTGTACATACATCTGATaggtttcaaattttattaaatattccttTTTCAATATCAGGTCAGTCCAAAGGTCCAGTTACATGCATACTGTATTCAGTTGTATTTGGTCATAAATTATGACAATTTTTTGTGTATGGGAAGACATTATACAAgcctttttatgttttaagagtGTGCAGTAGTAATAGTAAAATATCCAAATGGTTCAAATGTAAATCCCTAAGTATTGAACATTATTGTTAATGGAAGAAGAATGGAATAGAACTTTTTCAACTAATGAGCTGTTAATGTGTCATTTATATTTCctgaataaaactgaaatacatacCAGGTTTGCctcatttttatgaaaaattagattttaattttttggcaatcatattttttctttcaacaaattGTGAAGATTGTAGAATTTGAACCTTAGAGTGAATAGGAAAAAGTTtcactttgtgtttaaaaacatttgttctgTTGAAGAATCACTTTTTAACCGATCATCCACAGGAATTAttcaagaaaattaaacaaatccaTAAAATTAATTTAGCTTAGTTTCAGAACAAGCATAGAATATCTGGCCTGTACTGTTGTGCTTTAAAGCTCTCTCATAATTTGAAGAGACTCCAGCATACTAATGTTCTTCAGTTATCTCCAGatgtatttatatcttacttAAAGAGGGGATTAAACTCATGAAGAAATATTGCTAGGACATCCACCCATGATCTTTCAGTCATACCCCACATTTTGCACCTTTAACTTGTAAGGGTCATATAAATCAATGAGGGGACTAGGAACACAAAATCCAATGCCAGATTTAAGTTAAAGACCCCTGAAATACCTGCTCCTAGATCactattatatttgatttaaccTTGTGATGCATTTTACCTCCTCTTAGTGATGACCCTACTTGAGTTTTCTTGTCATCTTCAAAACTGtgggaaaagtgtgtggacaAGTGAACAAATTCACAAACTCATGTCTTCCAAtggaacagcagtatgtctgcagaatcacactgctaaataccatgtttcaatacccatggtgggcagagcacagatagtccattgtgtagctttatgcttaattataaacaaacaaacacatattataattaatacaggATACATTTCTACATTTCTTCATGTAATATTCCAAAGACCATCCACAAATGTTTctggggatttttttttttttttttaatacagcacTAGAATGACCAAACTTCTTGAAATTATGTGCTAATTCTGTAGTTGAGAGACAATTAAAGAGGTTTTGGGCAcctacagtttctttttttttggcattttatattttgcaaatacTGTCATTTTTGTGCTTGTGTGAGCTTTAAAGAGAAAGGAATGTCTTGTTTTAGATTATCAAAGATTTTTGCAAGACTAACCTCAAAGTCAAGTGAAATTGCTCAGTGTATTTCAGAACTGGATAGAAAAGTAGTcagttacagagaaatatattttaaacacagcataaTATGTATTACTGTGAATGTGTGTCAATTCttaatcattttctttctttgtaattttcatcACTTGAACCCTCAAtgtggattcttgtacgtggtgagggaacctcctggagaagattctgtactttcagtttacctcctctgggatctaaaaatcaacctgcatgtttgctgtgtgtggtgacccgtgaaggggaggagaggatcctggtggcttaggggtccaactccaacacaccattttggccttaaATTCATGTAGACAGGTGGTCTTAAGGGCCCCCCCAAGATCAGttggctagtccatttgggccagggtcaactgagtgtCAGCATAGGATGTCCTCAGTaggtgtagtggacattatgtctgataatggtgtttgggtacagtgctcgtgaaaccctggcattgctgcagtgaccttatatggcactgtTGTGCAtccccctcatagggctccatggtggggtcagtgggcactgaaatattctttttttattatggatacccctcaaataaaaaataaacaagcatgatagcatagagaaaaatccaaCTTCTGGCAAACAACCGAGCATTGATAACTGTAcggtcaaactcacaacttgaatctgcCCACGATTTTtgattatacattctttaactgataaacccttagggcagatgtctccattttttattcagaagggtatagaagggcttgctggctcacgTAAATCGGTAAAATAATTATggtctggggacattttagtggaaacaacttcatcacaacattccaaactcctcttaaAGTCAAAGGCCactggggatatacccattgaggttactcattattctactttgaattcttccagaagaattatagttgagagggatttaaagaccattccagagtcagagatcGTTGCAGGTTTCACCAGCCAATGTGTTACAGCTGTGCATCGAATTTTCACTCGTAGAGATGGGATTATGAAGCCTTCAAATGTTCTaacattaacatttacaacatctatcgaggttttcaatcaaatgtgaatgacatcaaggatttgattgacttttatcatcccaaatgtctttctttacaggaaacatttttaaaacctacttaTACAGTCAAAATTCAGCAATACTTCTTATACCGAAATGACAGGCcatgtgtaggacaaggacatgggggAGTAGCACTCCTTGTCATTTAATATGCTCTTGTTAGTaaccatcctattcttatcaatatccaaaacaaactggctcatctctatcatctatctctgtccagtttttttggataccaggtcagaGCGACAAAGTCCATCTGCTGTGGCTCTATCACCACAGcccctgttccatacatgaactatggtccagttatcaaaacccgactatacaccagttggcagttgacctgAAGTAAGCaatgaaataataagttttttcgaatcaagccttctttagctctttggccatcttaaAGATCGAAGGGAGGTAGTTGTTTTGGCttggctacgcattggtcacagttttttaactcaccacttcctttattctggtactgatgcaccaatgtgtggtttgTGTGGCACTCAGTTCACAatcgtacatattttattatcatgccgtcaTTACAACCAAAAACGCCgctgccattttaaacatatttttaaggtgggtttgccct
Above is a genomic segment from Tachypleus tridentatus isolate NWPU-2018 chromosome 11, ASM421037v1, whole genome shotgun sequence containing:
- the LOC143232645 gene encoding uncharacterized protein LOC143232645; the protein is MLKLKLPKKLEFSDFAVHKKSLRKRIWNGLKNVFCCHHDYEPFKEETIRGITDPLDETESSCHDSHNNTEQGEINSLPLADCTCGRVIGIQSDENRVVKVVKPRNKPFRFFVTQGRLKNCKGSEVFMTRMSDYETLISFREILDPGDKILEINNVRVSEENIGEIKNITVKTKNIRFTTMCLSN